The genomic segment AGGTGCAGCAGTGCGATGTGAGTCAGCCAAGATAGAGCCGGACAGATATTGCCGCTGCTGCTGGATTGTCGTCTGCTGTTGCTCGATTGTGGCTTGCTTAAGCTGAAGAATGCTGCCAGCGAGTGCTAGCTGGCCCTTGAGGTGTTGGACATTAGCAATGAGTTGCTGAATCCGATAGTCAGCGATGTCGGTACTGACGTTGTCAGTGCTCGCCATCGGAATCTTCAGATAGAGTTCAAGAGCCTTCTGGATTTTCTCCAAAGCATCCCGTTCATCGATCGGACTGACAGAGAACAGCACTTGGTCGGCCACTTCCCGCAACTCGCTGCGCGCCTCGACGCCAAATCCTCGCAAGAACTCAACGAAATAGAGGAGATACTGCTCACAAGCGACGCGTACATCTGTCGGGAAGTCGAAGTACATCCGAATAGCCGAATTGTCACTCGCTTGAGTAAGTAAACGATCAGTATGAATCGAAATCGCTTCAATTTCCTTGATTTTCCTCTCCATCTCATCTCCCACGTTCACCCGGGAGTCGTGAACAGGTGATATAACCCTGTAGCCGTCGTCAGCGATGAAGTCATCTAGAACTAATAAACTTGAACGTCGGCGGAAACACTCCTCCTTTATTGTTCGAACATACTTTAGTGGGCTCCATGGTTTATTCCAATTCATGGCATCTAAAGACACAAACAATTCGATTGTGGGGCCTTCGAGCAGGATTGTGAGCCGTCTGACTAGATTGGACGTGGAGTCCTCGAACAGAAATTTGATACTTTTCTGCACTCCAGCTATCTCATGAAACTGCAGGCTGCCCAGTAACTGCCGCCCGTAACTCGTCCTGACAATTATCTCGACAGCAGCATCAGAGATGTCAGACTTCGAAATCGGTTCATCGTCTAACAAGACGATGCGTTGGCCTGTCTGTCCAGTAGCTAATCGTAGGCGGTAGCGCTGAGACGAGTCACTCATCGCCGGTCCACCAGCATGGTGGCGACGCTCGATCCGCCGCCGGCCGTCACGTTGAGGAGCGGGTCGGTGGCGATGCGGGTCAGGCCGCCGTCCATGGTCACGCCGTTGGTGAGGAACGGGGCGATGTCCACCATGCGGTCGGTGATCTGCACGCGGCCGTCCACGAAGCTGGCGAACGGCTCGGTGGGGAGCACGATGCGCTCCTGCACCACGTACGGCACCTCCAGCGCGCCGCGCACCGCATCGTCCCAGGCGGCCTGGTCCACCAGCCAGCCCAGCACGATGCCGCGGCCGCCGTAGTCGTCGTTCGGCTTCAGCACGAGCTGCTCGCGGTTGGCGCTGATCCACGGCAGCAGGTCGATCTCCGCGCCGTCCTTCACCGTTCTCCGCTCCTCGACGATGCGCGTCCAGGGGATGTGCGCCTGCACCGCCCGCTGCTCATCTGCCGAGAAAAGGTGGGCGTTGCGCTCGTCGCCCAGCACCGCGAGGCTGGCCTTCTTGTACAGCACCTTGCAGCGGAACGGGTTGGCCATGCACACGGCGCCGTCGCGGACCGCGCGGACCACCGGGCTGTCGATGCCGCAGCGGTCCACCAGCTCGTCGATCAGCACGCGCTTGTAGATGAGCGTCACGTGGAAGTCGCCCGCCATCAGCTTGCCGTCGCGGTACTCTACCTCGCGCGGGTCCGCGATCTCGCAGGGAATCCCGTGCGAGCGGAAGTAGTCGCGGAAGAAGACGAACTCGCTGTACGTGGGCACCTCTTTCCAGTCCAGGATGCCGATGCGCGGCAATTCGCGCCCGCCGCTCCACTGGCGGTGCGCGTCCAGCAGCCCGTGCAGCACGCTCTGGCGGCTGGGCAGCGGCGTCACCTGGTGTGTGCGCAGGAACTCGCCCATCACCGGCAGCGCCATGAACACCTCGGAGAGGACGTCCATGTACGCGGGCCCGGCCGGCGTCTCCGCGTTGTACTCGGTGAACCGCAGCGAGCCGTCGTCCGGGTTCCAGAAGGCGTCCAGGCGCGACGTGGGGCTGGGCGCGTCGAAACCGGGATCGTCGCCCAGCAGCGACTCCTCCCAGTCCAGCAGGCGGAACTGCGCGCGGAACGCCGCGTCCGCCATCGCCGCCTTGTACGCGCTGCCGAACGCGCCCATCAGCGTCTCTACCGCGCGGCGGATGGTGGCGTACTCGCCGTGCGTCAGGAAGCGCGGCCGCAGCACGCTGCACAGCGGCCGCTCGCCGAAGAACATGCCCCGGCGGCGGTGCTCCTCGTCCATGCGGGCCTGCGTCTCGCCGCCCACCTCGTCGGTGAGCAGCGAGTGGAAGGCATCTACCGCGTCGCGAGCGCGCACCGGCTCACTCCCCCACGGGCACGTCGCGCCGCGGCGAGTCCCCCGCCGATGCGCTGCCGTCCGGCACGCCGCCTGATCGCCCGCCGCCCCGCTGGCCGCCCGCCGGGTCCGCGCGGCGCACGTCTCCGCCGCCCGCATCCGCATCGTCGGACGACTGCGATGCGCGGTCGTTCGCCGCACCGGTGCCGTCCGCCGCCGGTTGGCCCGTTCCCGCGCTCAGCGACTGCGACGAGCCCGCGTCCTCTTGCGCGGCACCCTCCACCGCCCACGCGCCGCCGTAGCCGCCCGGCACGTCCGTCCGCGTCGCGCCCGAGCCTCCGGCAGATGCGCCCGCGCCGTCGCCGCCGGACCGCGACGCCCCTCCCGAAGCCGCGTTCGCCGCGCCACCGCCGGCGTTCGAGCTGTTCGGATCGCCGGGCGGTGAGGACTCGCCGCCGGAGATCCAGCCGCCGTCCGCCGCCATCCGCTCGTTCGCGTTCGCGCCCGAGCCTTCCCCATCGCCGGGCAGGTAGCCCATGTCGCCGTCGGAGACGAGCGTGCCGCCGTCGTTCGCGTCCGAAGCCTGCGCATCTCCGGACGGCTGCGTATCGCCCGGCTGCTGCGCATCTCCGGCCTGCTGGCCGCCTTCCGTATGCTGCTCATCTCCCGACGGCTGGTCGCCCTGCTCGCCGTGCGACGCGGCCGATTCCTCCGTCACGCTGCCGTGGCCGCCGGAGAGGCCGCCCTCGGCCCAGGCGGAGCCTTCGGGCTCGGCATCCCCGCCCGGCGCCACGTCGGTCCACGTCACCGTCGGCTCGCCGCCCATGACGGTGGACGCGTGGATCGACTCGCGCTCCTGCGAGCTTCCGTCAGCCGACGACGAGCGGCCGTTGCCGCCTTCCTTGCCAGCTTCGGCCGCGAACGCCTCGCCCGCCGCGCCGCGGCGGGAGCCGGCGAAGAGCTGCTGCCAGCCGACCTGCTTGTCCTGCTCCCGCGGCTCCTTGGCGAAGCGGATCGCCATGTCGGCCATGTGCTTCACCACCCAGTCGAAGTAGTGCGGCGTCAGCGAGTTGACGTCCATGTCCGGCGCCGGGTTCATGAAGTCGATCGCGTAGGGAACGCCGTCGCGCACCGCCCACTCCATCGAGTTCATGTCGTAGCCCAGCGCCTGCACCAGCTTGCGCGAGTCGTCCACCACGCGCTGCCCCAGCTCTGCGCTCAGGTGGTCGTGCTCCACGTGGTAGCGGCGCTCCTTGGGGTCGTACTTGATGGGCAGGATCTCGTCCTGCCCCAGGCAGATGCAGCGGATGAACTGCTCCCACTCGATGAACTCCTGCACGATCATCGTGAGGGTGCCGCTCTGGTTGTAGTTGTCGATCAGCTCGTCCATGGTGCGGCACACGTACACGTCGCGCCACCCGCCGCCGTGCGCGTCCTTGAGGATGCACGGCATGCCGATGTAGTCCACGATACCCTGCCAGTCCAGCGGGTACTGCAGGTTGCGCAGCGACTCGTCGTGCACGATGCCGGGGATGTACTCCCTGTGCGGCAGCACCACCGTCTTGGGATGCGCGATGCCGAGCTGCGTGGCCAGCGCGCCGCCGAAGAACTTGTCGTCGGCCGTCCACATGAACGGGTTGTTGACCACGGTGGTGCCCTGCAGCACCGCCTGCTTCAGGAACGAGC from the Longimicrobiaceae bacterium genome contains:
- a CDS encoding circularly permuted type 2 ATP-grasp protein, translating into MRARDAVDAFHSLLTDEVGGETQARMDEEHRRRGMFFGERPLCSVLRPRFLTHGEYATIRRAVETLMGAFGSAYKAAMADAAFRAQFRLLDWEESLLGDDPGFDAPSPTSRLDAFWNPDDGSLRFTEYNAETPAGPAYMDVLSEVFMALPVMGEFLRTHQVTPLPSRQSVLHGLLDAHRQWSGGRELPRIGILDWKEVPTYSEFVFFRDYFRSHGIPCEIADPREVEYRDGKLMAGDFHVTLIYKRVLIDELVDRCGIDSPVVRAVRDGAVCMANPFRCKVLYKKASLAVLGDERNAHLFSADEQRAVQAHIPWTRIVEERRTVKDGAEIDLLPWISANREQLVLKPNDDYGGRGIVLGWLVDQAAWDDAVRGALEVPYVVQERIVLPTEPFASFVDGRVQITDRMVDIAPFLTNGVTMDGGLTRIATDPLLNVTAGGGSSVATMLVDRR